GGCCCTCGCCGTCGCTGGCCAACACCCCCGGGCCCGATGACAGCGAGACGGCAGCGCAGTCGCAGGACGGCTCCAAGACAGCCACGGACCCAGAGGCCCCGCCGCACTAcacagcgacgacgacgacgacgcgcCGCAATGCGAACGGCAGCGTGTCCTCGGTCTACAGCGGCAACAAGATCAAGCATCTGAAGAAGGACGACGGCATCCCCCTGTGGCGCAAGGACATCCAGTACGACTTCCTCAAGCTGGTCTTCGAAGACGACACGCCCGCCTTCACCAAGCAGTCGGACAAGACGGGCGGCCACACGTTTGCCGACATCTACCTCGATGCCATGGCCAAGAGCAGCAAGTGCAGCAAGATCCTCAAGGACAAGCTGCTGACAGAGCGCCCGGCCGCCATCAACATGGCCATGGTGTGCCTGCTGGTCAACGTGGGGCGCATGAACACCACCCTCAACTGTAAGATACGCGTGCCTGCCCGCCGCTCCTGCCCGCTAACCTGCCCGCCGCTCCTGCCCGCTAACCTGCCCGCCGCTCCTGCCCGCTAACCTGCCCGCCGCTCCTGCCCGCTAACCTGCCCGCCGCTCTTGCCCGCTAACCTGCCCCAGTCTTCCCCGAGATGCGCGCACAGCTGCGCACCTACCACTCGATCCCCTCCCTCCAAGCCCACCAAGACCCAAACGCCTACAAGCAGCTGCAGGATGCGCCGCGATTGAAGTCGATCCTCAAAGGCGCCACCGAGGACCAGGAGCAGCCCAGCACCATTGACGAGATCATGTCGGCGCCCGTGCCGCGAACCAACCCCGTCAACCTGATCTTCGTCCTTTCCCAATACGCGCCCAAGATCTCAGAACTGCACTTCTTCCCCCCACGCGATTTCTTTGATCTCGTCATGCGATCCAATCTcagcagcagaagcagagCCACCGCCTTCCTGTGGCTCATGTGGTGGTACCTGGAGAGCGACTTCTCCAAGAAAGCTGCAGACGAGAATCCCTTTGGGCCCGGACAATACGGTCCAGCCGACGATCCAGCCACGGCCGACTTCCCGATCAAGTGCCCCGCATTTGATTTTCTGACTCCTGAGCAGGAAACGGCAGAGAACGTCGATACCACGGACGAGAAGAACTTTGGCGAGATCAAGCGCAAGGAAAGAATAGCCATCCTGGCGAGTGACATGGCTCCTGTCGTAACAGGACCAAAGCGCACAAACAAGAAGGGTAAGTGGGAGCCTGGTCCCACCCATACTGGACCTCTCGCAGTTCTGCGATCGAGGACTTTGGTGAAACACATCCTTTGCTgcattttttttttttttttttttttttttcttcgttttttttttttttcgtCAAACGCGTAACAAACACTGACTGTCTTTCAGTGTTCAATCAGAACCCTGTGTTCTCCGTGGTTGCGGACGACGGCGCCTCGACACCTGGCAGAGACCGGCAATCCACACCAAACGGTATGCCATTGCTCGACACTCCCCTCCTTATAACAACACTGACATGATAGGGTCTGTCAAAGGTCGTGGGAAAATAGGAAAGGCGGCCTTGGAGCGAGACTACCCTTCAGATACCGACAGGACACGCTCAGCATCACCGCCTGCAAAAGCTACACCAAACATGCGAATCAACACGCTCCTCAACGACGATGCACCCATGTCCACCCCGGCTCCGAGCAAAGGTACTAGCCGTGGCAACTGGTCCCGTAGCAAACCTGGCACTGGAGGGCCACGCAGCTTTCGCTCGAAGCTCGATGCAAACGCTTCCCAGGATGGCCAATCACCTTCTGGCAACGCACCTACCTTCTCTGGGCCTCACGGCTTCTATTTGCCTCTGAACGGCTCAGATCCAGCACACAAGCGCACGCGACCCCTGACACAACACCAATTAGCTGTCGAACAGTACCGCCGGCGACGTGTCGATGTGATTCTCGACCGTGGGCTGCGTGTCGAATACAAGGCTGCTGCGAGGCGTCGACGCAAAGCTAATCCTTTCATGCGCTCCTGGATCCGCTGTAAGGGCATGGCGGATGGCTACGACACCGACGAAGAGAGCCCCACCCCAGGTCAGCACCCTCAGGACATGGAAGTGGGTACGAAGACACCCCCACCCATGCCTGCTGGTCTTGTACCCTTGGACTTTGGCGGCGAAGTCAACGATCACGGCGAGGAAAGCTACTACCGTGCCAAGATGCTGGGTAGAGCTCTGCGCCGCCTTGATCGCTGGGAGAACGGCAAGAGCGGGAGCAACTCCAGGACAAGGGGTCAGCGATACGCGGAAGAGATGGAGGACAGaagcgacgacgacgatgaagaTATGGCTGACGTTGAAGAGATGGAGCGGAGAGAGGACATGGACTCGGACGACGAAGATGAGGACATGGAGAGGTACGACACAAGCACGCTACCACCGTTATCGAGAGTGGGTGTCTGAATGTACATCTTTCTTCACTCATTCTCCTGTTCGACAAGGGAGTTGTAGGCGTTTAAGAGCTCGCGCTTCTGAGGTCTGATTCTACTACACGTATGCTTGTCATGTATCACTCTGTTGCAGTGTTGCTCTAGCATCGGTCCAACGAACCATGTTAGCCAGCGGCAAGCTGGCGCGCCTGGCGTATGTGGGTAAAGATACCTGGCttttcttcttcgtcttcttcttcttcttcttcttttttcaAAACTACCTCGAATTCGAATCATAGACTAGTCCTTGTCCTTAACCTTGACTGTCCCGTCAACTGCGGTTTACATCGTTCCGCCATGATGATTCGTAGCgctttttttcttcttcttcttcttcttcttcttcttcttctctttggTGATTTACATGGGTGTTGGGAAACGTGGGGTTCGTCTCGGCTGTAGTGTCGTCTCCATCGTGGGGACTCGAGAGCGCCAACGGCGCGGCGGTAAGGCGCGTTGAGTCTCTTCTCGTGGATGTGCATGGAACGTGCGACGACGCGCCCTCTGGCGTGATTGATTCCGACAACATTCAACCCCGACCCAGATCCCCGTCTTCTCTCGAGCAAGTGCGAAACCGAGACGAACAACGACGCTGATGGTCTCGTGGAAATCCTTGATTCCCTTGATTTCCCTCGATCGAGGCGCGGCGCGGTCTGAGCCTCGCTGGGCTGCAGCGGCGTTATCTCACACCCGACTTCGCCACACTACGCTGCCCACGGTTAGACGTTTGGAAGACTTGCATTCAGACCGGTCTGGGGAATTCGCAAGCGTTGGTCCTTTGCGTTGGTTTCTCGTCCTCACTGGATCGCATCGACGCTCCTCTCTGCGGTGTGGGAGCCTCGCTAGCAGTTTTGATCGCCGGCGGTTATTGTCGCCTATATGGTCTACGATGAAGCTGTAGTTGGGGTTTCAATCCGCTTTTCGGTCTTTGCTGAGCGCGCTTGGTTGGAGGCGACGGCTGCAGTCTCGTAATCACTTAGCCGCTGATAAAAGCGACAGTACAATATAACGTATTCTATCAGTAAGCTGGCCACATCAGTGAGCTGGCCACTCTAAAACACAGCAAAATCTCACCTTTCTGCACCTTACTATCTTAACAAGTACCTAGTAGAATTCTATAAAAATTTAAATACTATACTGAATCTATACAAATACTCTGTTTTCAGACTTGTAGAATATAGACTCTTTTATTAAGAAAGTTATTAAGAAAAAACATAAAATGTCTATGCGTTGTTAAGTGTCTAATGCTATAGTATAGCTACAGCTCTATAAATTCAAACATAGAGTATTTGTATAGATTCAGTATAGCATTTAAATTTTTATAGAATTCTACTAGGTACTTGTTAAGATAGTAAGGTGCAGAAAGTTGAGATTTTGCTGTGTTTTAGAGTGGCCGGCTCACTGACGTGGCCAGCTTACGTACCTACTGATAGAATACGTTAAACGTAAAACTAGCTTACATCGCAAGGCTATCAAAGTTTGTGCGGTGGGGAGGTTAGCGGCGGTTCGACATGCTGTGAAAGCGGTCTTCGTGTTCGCTCGGAGGACTCGACAAGTGCAAATGTAGCGATTCAGTCAACTTCTGGATTTGGATGCTGAGTCAGTAGTACAGCAGACAGGGCGCTGCTGAAGGGCGCAGACGATAGGTCCTAGCGCCCTGCCAGCCAGCAACAGGCAAGGTCTGTTCGAGAGGAATCGGCCACGCCAGATGGAACCGACCAGTATGTTGTGACATCTACGAGCAGGTTTTGCTTAGAATCTGCTGGTGATGTGTTCTTGTTCCAGAACTGGGTGGGTGCATACCGGTACAGTTGAGCAGCAGTTGTACGCGACAATCTGACGTTGATGGAGGCATCACGATGAGAGGTCCGATGCCAATGCAGCTTTGTTTGAACAGACATGATATTCGTAGCGGAGAGCCGCGTTGGATAGCTAACACTACCAACTATCGCACCAATAGGCTACAAAGTGTACCTAAAGCCCTCTAGACCCTCGATGATCTTGCCACCAGCATCAGCGCGCTTATTGGCCCGCCAGAACTTGAGGTTCATGAGCAGAGCGATGACGACAATAAGACCAGCAGCGATCATGCAGGCAGTGATGCCGGGAACGTAATTGGGCTTGTCCTGAGTCCGGAAGACGGTACCGCCGATGATTCCGCCGATGCCACCGGCGCCGACAAGGGTGGCAGAACAGAGAGCACGCTTCCACTGGCCGCGGATGTTGTTCGCCTGCCATGTCAGGACGGCGGGAACGTTGGCGTTGGCAGCGGCGGTGGCGAGGAAGACACCGGTATAGCGGACGCCGACGTTGCTGGAGAAGCCGATCATTGGCAGGCCGATGAGAGCCATGACGCCGTTGACGATGACCCAGACGGAGCGGATCCTGTATCTAGAGGATCAGAGTCAGTGGTAGTTCTTTGAATGATGATATAGAGTGGAATACGTACTTGTCGCCGAGATAAGCAAAGCCCATCATGACAAAGCCGGCAAAGACATAAGGAGGTGCGATGAGGCAGTTGGAAGCAGCGGTGTTAAAGCCCATGCCGTCTTTCAGAATGATGGGAAGGAAGTAGGCGATGGCGTaggtgatggtggtggtgagcaTGAAAATGGCGGCGAAGCCCCAGATCTTGAGATCGAGAGCGTTCTTGAGGTACTTTCCGATGTTGAATTCTTCAGGAAGCGCATCGTGACGATCTCTCTCAATCCGAGCGACGATGAAGTCGACTTCCGACTGGTTAAGGAACTTCTTGCCCATGCCAGGCTTGTTGGCAAGCTCCGGGAAGTCGACGATGAAATACCAGCCGACGAAGCCGATGACAACAGTAAGTACACCCTGAAGGATGAAGATCCAGCGCCAACCACTGAGACCAGGGCCGAAGGATACAGGAGTGGTAGGCTTAGCCTTGGTGGGTCCGTAGTGGACACCGAGCCATGGAGCGGCCTGGATACCGTGGCCCTGGAGGAGGGAGAACAGATATCCGAGAATTCCAGAGAAGGCCGATGACAGCATGCCAATGAGGAAGAAAAGAGTGTTGCGCTTCTGAAGCTCGAAGCGCTCGTACCAAGATGAAAGTAAGTAGACGCTGGAAGGGAAAAAGCCAGCCTCAAAGATACCGAGCAGGAGACGGAGAGGGATGAGAGTGTGCCACTCCTTGACGAAACCGAAGCCAATCATGACTGCTCCCCAGATGACGACGATGGATGGAAGGAAGATGCGAGGACCGAGCTTGCGCAGGACGACGGTGGCAGGGGGCTGCAGCGCGACGTATGTgatgaagaagagcaagacaACGATGCTGTAGCGCTCGCCAGTGAGCTTGAGGTCGGTTCCCATACCAGCAACCATGGCAACACCCAAGTTGGTCCTATCCATCAAGGACACACAGTACATGCAGCCAAGAACGGGGATCAAGCGCATGTCGACCTTGCGGAtgatcttcttctgctcctCGGGAGTGAATGTGTTGATAAGGTCATTGTTGCGCTTCGACTCCGCCGAATCAATGCGCTCGATCTCGGCGACGCCACCCTTCTCTTCAGAGAGAGACATCGTGATGTAGATGTTCCGATTAGAAGAATGAGATGAGATGGGGTAGATGAGGTGTTGAGGTGGATAGGGTGTATAGGATAGGGTGGATGGAGTGATTGAGGTCGACTGATCCTAGCGAAAGAGGACAGAAGAGATATCGAACACGAGCAAAGACGAGCAAGACAGACCTCATATACCCAGACCCATCACTCTACCCCAGCTTTCATTACCCCAGATCCGTTCCGACGCCCACATAGTCTACCCCAACATAGTCTACCCCAGACTTTGCCCCTCCCCCCGGCGTTCAGCGACAAGCATGAAGTGACTAACTGCATGCGAGATGTGCGCCCGGGTCTATGGAATCGGATTGTCCGGTTTTGGTAATGGACGATAGAAGTCGATGGGTCTTGGTAGAAGTTCCAAGACTTCTCAAGAACGACAGCAAAAAGATCTAGACCCTGCAACCTGGCGGCTGAGTCTCCGATCTTCGTGATAGACCGGGAACGTACGTACTTGGCGCAGATCCGGGGCGAGCTAGGCAATGTGGGCGTTGGAGTCTAGGGTGTGCTAAGATGGATGGAAAGATGCTAAGAGAGTTTGGTGCATGTTCATTGGTGTGGTGCAGATGGATTGTGATTGAGCGGAGGCGCACACTAGTGAGGTCTGGACCATTGGAGACCAGAATGACAGAAGTGATGCAGTCGCCAATGTACCAACACCATCTCTAGCGAACATGACGAGTGCCGTGATCGAATGCCGGCCGATGCTTGCGGATGTTGATATAGGCGTGTTGTATTGACTACATAGCCGTGACAGCCGATTGCTGTGATCTCAAATCGAAAGGCCACGACAGAATAGAGGACATGAGTACCAATGAATACAGCTGCACTGCTGAAGATGCAATTACTAGTTGGTATGATTGTTTAAGAAAGCACACTGGGGGTGTTGCAGACTGCCACTCGAATTGTTACTAAGGACACGATGCGTCAAGAAGTCACCGTTGCCTCCGCAAGTGCCTTCGCAAGTGCCTTCGCAAATCTCGTTCGTTCCAATGAACTCTACTGACCTCCACGATTGCTCACCATGGGTTAGGAGCCCCTCACTCAACCCAGTTCAAATACAGAATTTCGAACGCACGTACAAGTTACATGTGGCCAAGTCTGCACACGTTCCCAAATAAAGGCCTCGTGACGGGGTAACCACGATCGATCTCGAATGTTAGCACGCCGAAGAGTGCCGTTGCAAACCATGGTGGCTGAGGTGGTGCCGTACGCATGCCATCTACCAGTGGCAGTCATCTCATAAACGCCTGCACAAGTAGTCTCGAACTTCCGACTGCATGACCTGGGGAGGCGCTAAGCTGACTATTGGATACCTGCACGTGAGCGTGGGATCGAGACAGCGATCTTACAGACTGTAGTAGTCCAGAGTGTGTTGTGTCGACGATTGCAGGACTCCAAGAGCAAGGGGCAGCGTTCAGTTCTCGACCTAGTCTACGAGACAATCTGCTAGACACAAATTGGATCGAGATTAACCTCCGTCTCACGAGGTTAGCGCAGTAACTACATATCCTCATGTTGTGTCTTGTAGGCGTAGAGATGTGGGATTCAGGACATTCACGTGTTGCTTCATCTGGCGGCAGCGTTCCGCAGTATTGTGTTTGTTCTGCAGTAAACGCCTTATATACTGTCGCTCATTCAGAAGCCTGACTAGAAAGTGCGAGCTCAATGACACTTCATGAGATTATTAAGTGAATTACTCAATTAGGTACAACATGTCCAAACCCTCGACTCCTAT
This window of the Ascochyta rabiei chromosome 14, complete sequence genome carries:
- a CDS encoding RNA helicase — encoded protein: MEPGAPPEPDSRNSLRHILAADPSMDDTGPSPSLANTPGPDDSETAAQSQDGSKTATDPEAPPHYTATTTTTRRNANGSVSSVYSGNKIKHLKKDDGIPLWRKDIQYDFLKLVFEDDTPAFTKQSDKTGGHTFADIYLDAMAKSSKCSKILKDKLLTERPAAINMAMVCLLVNVGRMNTTLNFFPEMRAQLRTYHSIPSLQAHQDPNAYKQLQDAPRLKSILKGATEDQEQPSTIDEIMSAPVPRTNPVNLIFVLSQYAPKISELHFFPPRDFFDLVMRSNLSSRSRATAFLWLMWWYLESDFSKKAADENPFGPGQYGPADDPATADFPIKCPAFDFLTPEQETAENVDTTDEKNFGEIKRKERIAILASDMAPVVTGPKRTNKKVFNQNPVFSVVADDGASTPGRDRQSTPNGSVKGRGKIGKAALERDYPSDTDRTRSASPPAKATPNMRINTLLNDDAPMSTPAPSKGTSRGNWSRSKPGTGGPRSFRSKLDANASQDGQSPSGNAPTFSGPHGFYLPLNGSDPAHKRTRPLTQHQLAVEQYRRRRVDVILDRGLRVEYKAAARRRRKANPFMRSWIRCKGMADGYDTDEESPTPGQHPQDMEVGTKTPPPMPAGLVPLDFGGEVNDHGEESYYRAKMLGRALRRLDRWENGKSGSNSRTRGQRYAEEMEDRSDDDDEDMADVEEMERREDMDSDDEDEDMERYDTSTLPPLSRVGV